From a region of the Caldicellulosiruptoraceae bacterium PP1 genome:
- a CDS encoding DNA-binding protein, whose protein sequence is MVTDYMSVNEASKKWGISVRRIQKLCAENRIDGAVRFSRVWAIPRDAQKPIDGRLKSQRERKQNRA, encoded by the coding sequence ATGGTAACTGATTACATGTCTGTAAATGAAGCTTCAAAAAAGTGGGGCATTTCCGTCAGGCGCATACAAAAGCTGTGTGCGGAAAACAGAATAGACGGCGCTGTGCGTTTCAGCCGTGTATGGGCAATACCGAGAGACGCCCAAAAACCCATTGATGGCAGACTTAAGTCACAAAGAGAGAGGAAACAAAACAGAGCATGA
- a CDS encoding RNA polymerase sigma factor, with amino-acid sequence MLPIYLAMIDGEEDKNKFELLYVTYRKLMFCVANRILNDERLAEDSVHQTFLKILENFDKVGEISCHKTKSYIVTMVRNNAINLYNQRKRHTTIPLEDVEYCITTEPISVAEDLDQLARAVLKLPVIYKDVLTLKYVQEFSNEEIAKMLDISEATVRKRLERAKRRLEEILGREESADVN; translated from the coding sequence ATGCTTCCAATATATCTGGCGATGATTGACGGCGAAGAGGATAAAAATAAATTTGAATTGCTTTATGTTACATACAGGAAGCTTATGTTCTGTGTCGCTAACCGCATCCTAAATGATGAACGGCTCGCCGAGGACTCTGTACATCAGACGTTTTTGAAAATTCTTGAGAATTTCGATAAAGTGGGGGAAATTTCCTGTCACAAAACTAAGAGCTACATTGTTACTATGGTTAGAAACAACGCCATCAATTTATATAACCAAAGAAAAAGGCATACAACAATTCCCCTTGAGGATGTGGAATACTGTATAACGACCGAACCAATAAGCGTTGCGGAGGATTTGGATCAACTTGCAAGGGCGGTATTGAAGTTGCCTGTTATATATAAAGATGTGCTGACACTGAAATATGTTCAAGAGTTTTCAAATGAAGAAATAGCAAAGATGCTGGATATATCTGAGGCGACGGTTAGGAAGCGGCTTGAGCGTGCAAAACGCAGGCTTGAGGAAATTCTTGGAAGGGAGGAAAGTGCCGATGTCAATTAG
- a CDS encoding DUF4367 domain-containing protein, with the protein MSISFTEDMLKEAVIQADIYEIETLPTDDEIEYEFSKEFERKMKKLIRQSKTRSPVGAMAFLRRRAVAFVAAIIILFASAMSVSAVRAAVFEFITEVYEKFTHIFFNESRSSQDAADGFAIYEPAYIPEGFKLVNKNTDGLVLLEYEKENDFISYSQQCLENVSININTEGVKLEELEFKGLPAKYYSNQGVQNLLWYDDKYMYMMSSTLDRDIVFKIAESVEITGTDLSP; encoded by the coding sequence ATGTCAATTAGTTTTACGGAAGACATGCTTAAAGAAGCCGTTATTCAAGCGGACATATATGAGATAGAAACCCTGCCTACAGACGATGAAATAGAGTATGAATTCTCAAAAGAGTTTGAACGAAAGATGAAAAAGCTTATACGCCAAAGCAAAACAAGAAGCCCAGTTGGAGCAATGGCTTTTTTGCGTAGGCGTGCGGTCGCTTTTGTTGCTGCAATCATTATCCTGTTTGCGTCCGCAATGAGCGTATCGGCTGTGCGTGCCGCGGTATTTGAATTCATAACCGAGGTGTACGAAAAATTCACTCATATATTCTTTAATGAAAGCCGGTCATCTCAGGATGCGGCCGATGGATTTGCCATATATGAACCAGCCTATATACCGGAAGGCTTTAAACTGGTCAATAAAAACACCGACGGCCTTGTTCTGCTGGAATATGAAAAAGAAAATGATTTTATATCCTACAGCCAACAATGCCTTGAAAACGTTTCAATCAACATAAATACAGAAGGTGTAAAACTGGAAGAACTTGAATTCAAAGGTTTACCGGCCAAGTATTATTCCAATCAGGGCGTTCAAAACCTGCTCTGGTACGATGATAAATATATGTATATGATGTCATCAACACTGGATAGAGACATCGTGTTTAAGATTGCGGAAAGCGTTGAAATTACAGGCACGGACTTAAGTCCATAA